A stretch of the Uranotaenia lowii strain MFRU-FL chromosome 3, ASM2978415v1, whole genome shotgun sequence genome encodes the following:
- the LOC129753983 gene encoding low-density lipoprotein receptor-like, giving the protein MATPGIKNDDHPEYHRHFAPEEMRVTDNIRPRPAFPFLRRANRLPASEMSSNVDETCRSDEFTCANGRCIQKRWQCDRDDDCGDNSDEKNCQATTCDPLKQFACSENYCITSKWRCDGEPDCPDASDERGCTNPTPPPVNPCLSLEYQCNDRITCIHKSWICDGEKDCPQGDDEMPPICQNVTCRADQFQCKKDRTCINGHFHCNGKPDCQDGSDELDCAERPAAKCNPKTEFDCGGGMCIPLSKVCDKKADCPEFQDEPVDKCGKNECLEKNGGCSHTCVDTPAGYYCDCRPGYKLVDNRTCEDINECEEDGSCSQKCTNEIGTFKCECMAGYLRDPRDHTKCKATEGHASLLFARRHDIRKISLDHREMTSIVNDTKSATALDFVFRTGMIYWSDVSEQRIYKAPIDEGSDKTVVVKDQTVTSDGLAVDWIYNHIYFTDIKKSTIELTNFDGNMGKILIKDDLEIPRAIALDPVDGWMYWTDWGTSPRIERAGMDGTHRQVIVNYEVKWPNGLTLDLVRKRVYWVDAKLNTIASCNYDGSKRSVVLYSADYLRHPFSITTFEDYVYWTDWDKEAVFKANKFNGKDLEPVTAQHMLQHPMTIHVYHPYRQPDGINHCQAVNGHCSHLCLPAPQINSRSPKISCACPTGLKLMDDGLMCVEDVSATTKASVPTHATSAPASPGENKQIEHHPGNRYEEDKEIISKHPTGKPSSPSEKTSFTASDDDGSKYDEKEADEDEFKSTSPDQEPSYANSLHLAAICTNLTSQEAVMKTLQSIRTVNKTVLIRSYMNRHHHRRPPSTTTTTTTTTDSGAEDSFGRLGGTASPKSDDPDGLPTIAPLMIFLGDNDWDQDQTSTSTSSSTTTTPTPDKQKNDTTTSEFEPWTQYRYWEFRKRFNLLEVLFEGQFDDVGGPDGGRRRIYDSELQASWEYVRWICGKYNGLCPG; this is encoded by the exons ATGAAACCTGTCGCTCGGATGAGTTCACCTGTGCCAATGGAAGGTGCATACAGAAACGTTGGCAGTGCGATCGGGATGACGATTGCGGGGACAACAGCGATGAGAAGAACTGCCAAGCTACGACCTGCGATCCGCTAAAGCAGTTTGCCTGCTCGGAAAACTACTGTATCACGTCGAAGTGGCGCTGCGATGGCGAGCCCGATTGTCCGGATGCTTCCGATGAGAGA GGCTGCACAAATCCCACACCTCCACCGGTCAACCCGTGTCTGTCCTTAGAGTATCAATGTAACGATCGGATCACCTGCATTCACAAGAGCTGGATCTGCGATGGGGAGAAAGATTGTCCCCAAGGTGACGATGAGATGCCTCCGATCTGTCAGAATGTAACCTGCCGAGCGGATCAGTTCCAGTGCAAGAAGGATCGTACCTGTATCAATGGGCACTTCCACTGCAACGGGAAGCCCGACTGTCAGGACGGAAGTGATGAGTTGGATTGTG CGGAACGCCCGGCGGCCAAGTGCAATCCGAAGACGGAGTTCGATTGCGGTGGTGGAATGTGTATTCCACTGTCGAAGGTTTGTGACAAGAAGGCTGATTGTCCCGAGTTCCAGGATGAGCCTGTTGACAAATGTGGCAAGAATGAGTGTCTGGAGAAGAACGGCGGATGTTCTCATACATGCGTGGATACGCCCGCTGGATATTACTGCGACTGTAGGCCTGG ATACAAACTGGTCGATAATCGGACCTGCGAGGACATCAACGAGTGCGAGGAGGACGGGTCCTGTTCGCAAAAGTGCACCAACGAGATTGGAACGTTCAAGTGCGAATGTATGGCCGGCTACCTTCGGGACCCCCGGGATCACACCAAGTGCAAGGCAACGGAAGGACACGCTTCATTGCTGTTCGCCCGCCGTCACGACATCCGCAAGATTTCACTGGACCACCGCGAGATGACTTCGATCGTTAATGACACCAAATCGGCGACGGCTTTGGACTTTGTGTTCCGCACCGGGATGATCTACTGGAGCGACGTTTCCGAGCAGCGGATTTACAA AGCACCGATCGATGAAGGTTCCGATAAGACAGTCGTTGTAAAGGATCAAACAGTAACCTCGGATGGTTTGGCCGTGGATTGGATCTACAATCACATTTACTTCACTGACATAAAGAAATCTACCATTGAGCTGACCAACTTCGACGGTAACATGGGAAAGATACTGATCAAGGATGATCTGGAGATTCCACGAGCGATTGCCCTGGATCCCGTTGATGG ATGGATGTACTGGACCGATTGGGGAACTTCTCCTCGTATCGAACGAGCTGGTATGGATGGAACTCATCGGCAGGTGATCGTCAACTACGAAGTCAAATGGCCAAATGGACTGACGCTGGATTTGGTTCGGAAACGCGTATACTGG GTTGATGCCAAACTGAACACGATCGCATCCTGCAACTACGATGGTTCCAAGCGATCGGTTGTCCTATACTCGGCCGATTATCTGAGACATCCCTTCTCGATCACCACCTTCGAGGATTACGTCTACTGGACCGATTGGGACAAGGAAGCCGTCTTTAAGGCTAACAAATTCAACGGCAAGGACTTGGAACCTGTGACGGCACAACATATG cTTCAACATCCGATGACAATCCACGTGTATCATCCGTACCGTCAACCGGACGGTATCAATCACTGTCAGGCCGTAAATGGGCACTGTTCTCATCTCTGCCTTCCGGCACCACAGATTAACAGCAGAAGTCCGAAGATTTCCTGCGCCTGTCCAACCGGGCTCAAGCTGATGGACGACGGCCTAATGTGTGTGGAAGACG taAGTGCAACCACTAAGGCTTCGGTGCCGACGCATGCCACCTCGGCCCCAGCATCCCCCGGGGAGAACAAACAGATCGAACATCATCCGGGCAACCGGTACGAGGAGGACAAGGAAATCATTTCCAAACATCCGACGGGTAAACCATCATCGCCCAGTGAGAAGA CATCATTCACAGCATCCGACGATGACGGCTCTAAATATGACGAAAAGGAAGCAGACGAAGATGAGTTCAAGTCCACTAGTCCGGATCAGGAACCATCCTATGCTAACAGTCTGCACCTGGCCGCAATATGCACCAATCTGACGAGCCAGGAGGCCGTAATGAAGACCCTCCAGTCAATCCGGACCGTGAATAAAACGGTTCTGATTCGGTCCTACATGAACCGGCACCATCACCGGAGGCCAccatcgacgacgacgacgacgacgacgacaactgATTCTGGGGCGGAGGATTCATTCGGTCGATTGGGTGGAACAGCTAGCCCCAAATCGGATGACCCGGACGGCCTCCCGACTATAGCCCCATTGATGATTTTTCTCGGGGACAATGACTGGGACCAGGACCAGACTTCGACTTCGACCAGCAGTAGCACTACAACAACTCCGACTCCTGACAAACAGAAGAACGACACGACGACAAGTGAATTCGAACCGTGGACCCAGTATCGCTACTGGGAGTTCCGGAAACGGTTCAATCTACTGGAGGTCCTGTTCGAGGGCCAGTTTGACGACGTGGGTGGACCGGACGGTGGCCGGCGACGTATTTACGATAGCGAACTGCAAGCTTCTTGGGAATACGTTCGCTGGATCTGCGGGAAGTACAACGGTCTGTGCCCTGGATGA